In Musa acuminata AAA Group cultivar baxijiao chromosome BXJ2-8, Cavendish_Baxijiao_AAA, whole genome shotgun sequence, one genomic interval encodes:
- the LOC135619607 gene encoding uncharacterized protein LOC135619607, with the protein MASSYDYDDGSLESRYGRPPSAGHGGASTDLSYDPNFVPDSVKTFVVHLYRHIREKNVYEIHQMYEGSFQRLSDRMFRDNPWPSVEAIAPYVDNDHVFCLLYREMWFRHVYARLSPTGRQRVESWDNYCSLFGVVLHGVVNMQLPNQWLWDMVDEFVYQFQSYCQYRAKLKSKTEEELQLLQQYDQAWNVYGVLNYLQALVEKSAIIEILEREKEGLEQFTATDGYDYEGGTSNVLKMLGYYSMIGLLRVHCLLGDYHTGLKCLAPIDISQQGVYNVVIGSHISTIYHYGFSQLLVDRYAEAIREFNKILLYILKFKQYHQKSPQYDQILKKNEQMYALLAICLSLCPQINLVEENVNSQLRDKYNEKMTKMLRYDDEAYAVYDELFTYACPKFITPSAPVLEEPLTNYNQDAYRLQLKLFLYEVKQQQLLSGVRSFLKLYSTISIGKLAAYMEVDEPTLRTILMTYKHKMHAVDRDGKIIPNADLDYYISEDIVHVVESKPIKRYSDYFLRQVLKFEEMISELDRIKLD; encoded by the exons ATGGCGAGCTCGTACGACTACGACGACGGCTCCCTCGAGTCCCGGTACGGGCGCCCGCCGTCGGCCGGCCATGGAGGCGCCTCCACGGATCTTAGCTACGACCCCAACTTCGTGCCGGACTCGGTGAAGACCTTCGTCGTCCACCTCTACCGCCACATCCGGGAGAAGAACGTGTACGAGATTCACCAGATGTACGAGGGCAGCTTCCAGCGCCTCAGCGACCGTATGTTCCGAGACAACCCCTGgccctccgtcgaggccatcgcccCCTACGTCGACAACGACCATGTCTTCTGTCTCCTATACCGCGAGATGTGGTTCCGCCACGTCTACGCTCGGCTCTCTCCCACGGGTCGGCAGCGGGTGGAGTCGTGGGATAACTACTGTAGCCTCTTCGGAGTCGTGCTCCACGGGGTCGTCAACATGCAGCTTCCCAACCAGTGGCTGTGGGATATGGTGGATGAGTTCGTCTACCAGTTCCAGTCATACTGCCAGTATCGGGCCAAGCTCAAGAGCAAGACAGAGGAGGAGCTGCAGCTGCTTCAGCAGTACGATCAG GCATGGAATGTGTATGGGGTGCTTAATTACTTGCAAGCTCTGGTGGAGAAATCAGCTATCATTGAAATCTTGGAAAGGGAGAAAGAAGGCCTAGAACAATTCACTGCTACTGATGGTTATGATTATGAAGGTGGAACCAGCAATGTCCTAAAAATGTTAGGTTATTACAGCATGATTGGGCTGCTGAGGGTCCATTGCCTTTTGGGAGATTATCATACCGGGTTAAAGTGTTTGGCTCCAATCGACATTAGTCAACAAGGTGTTTACAATGTTGTGATTGGGAGTCACATATCCACCATATATC actaTGGTTTTAGCcaatta CTTGTTGATAGGTATGCTGAAGCAATTCGTGAGTTCAATAAGATCCTACTGTATATTCTTAAATTCAAGCAGTATCATCAGAAATCGCCACAATATGATCAGATACTGAAGAAAAATGAACAGATGTATGCCTTATTGGCTATTTGCCTTTCTTTGTGCCCGCAAATCAATCTTGTTGAAGAGAATGTGAATTCACAGTTGAGGGATAAGTACAATGAGAAGATGACAAAGATGCTGAGGTATGATGATGAAGCATATGCTGTATATGATGAACTTTTCACATATGCCTGCCCCAAATTCATTACTCCATCGGCTCCAGTTTTGGAGGAACCTCTTACGAATTACAACCAG GATGCTTACAGACTTCAGTTGAAATTGTTTCTTTATGAAGTGAAGCAACAGCAGTTGCTGTCTGGTGTCCGCAGTTTCTTGAAGTTGTACTCCACCATATCAATTGGGAAACTTGCTGCATATATGGAGGTGGATGAACCCACTTTGAG AACCATCTTGATGACATACAAACACAAGATGCATGCAGTTGATAGGGATGGGAAGATCATTCCTAATGCAGATTTGGACTACTATATTAGTGAG GACATCGTTCATGTCGTGGAGTCCAAACCAATAAAGCGCTATAGTGATTATTTTTTGCGCCAAGTCTTAAAG TTTGAGGAGATGATCAGTGAACTGGACAGAATAAAACTGGACTAG